A stretch of Salvelinus alpinus chromosome 4, SLU_Salpinus.1, whole genome shotgun sequence DNA encodes these proteins:
- the u2af2a gene encoding U2 small nuclear RNA auxiliary factor 2a isoform X4, which translates to MSDFDEFERQLSENKQAEKDKENRHHRRSPSRSRSRERKRRSRDKDRRSRDRRGDSKERRPRRSRSPHRETKKKNKVKKYWDVPPPGFEHISVMQYKAMQAAGQIPATALLPTMTPDGLAVTPTPVPVVGSQMTRQARRLYVGNIPFGITEESMMDFFNAQMRLGGLTQAPGNPVLAVQINQDKNFAFLEFRSVDETTQAMAFDGIIFQGQSLKIRRPHDYQPLPGMSENPSVYVPGVVSTVVPDSAHKLFIGGLPNYLNDDQVKELLTSFGPLKAFNLVKDSATGLSKGYAFCEYVDVNLNDQITMENQAIAGLNGMQLGDKKLLVQRASVGSKNATLTSINQTPVTLQVPGLMNSSMTQMAGLPTEVLCLMNMVAVEELVDEEEYEEIVEDVRDECSKYGQVKSIEIPRPVDGLEVPGTGKIFVEFMSVFDSQKAMQGLTGRKFANRVVVTKYCDPDAYHRRDFW; encoded by the exons ATGTCGGATTTCGACGAATTCGAGAGACAACTGTCTGAAAACAAACAAG CGGAGAAGGACAAGGAGAACCGCCACCACCGTCGCTCCCCCTCTCGCAGCCgcagcagagagaggaagaggaggagcagagacAAGGACAGACGCAGCAGGGATCGCCGTGGAGACAGCAAGGAGCGCAGACCGAGACGCAG TCGTTCCCCGCACCGTGAAACGAAGAAGAAGAACAAAGTGAAGAAGTACTGGGACGTCCCTCCTCCTGGCTTTGAACACATCAGTGTGATGCAGTACAAAGCCATGCAGG CTGCGGGTCAGATCCCAGCCACGGCCCTGCTGCCCACCATGACCCCAGACGGCCTGGCCGTGACCCCCACTCCTGTCCCTGTGGTGGGAAGCCAGATGACCAGACAGGCCCGTCGGCTCTACGTGGGGAACATCCCCTTCGGCATCACAGAG GAGTCCATGATGGATTTCTTCAACGCTCAGATGCGTCTGGGCGGTCTCACTCAGGCTCCAGGGAACCCCGTCCTCGCTGTTCAGATCAATCAGGACAAGAACTTTGCCTTCCTCGAG TTCCGCTCAGTGGATGAGACAACCCAGGCCATGGCGTTCGACGGCATCATCTTCCAGGGACAGAGTCTGAAGATCCGCCGTCCCCATGACTACCAGCCTCTGCCCGGCATGAGCGAGAACCCCAGCGTCTACGTGCCTG GCGTGGTGTCCACAGTGGTGCCTGACTCGGCCCACAAGCTGTTCATCGGGGGCCTGCCCAACTACCTGAATGATGACCAG GTGAAAGAGCTCCTGACATCGTTTGGGCCTCTCAAGGCCTTTAACTTGGTCAAGGATAGTGCCACAGGTTTGTCTAAGGGTTATGCGTTCTGTGAGTATGTAGACGTCAACCTGAACGACCAGATCACCATGGAGAatcag GCCATAGCAGGACTCAACGGCATGCAGCTGGGAGATAAAAAGCTCCTGGTGCAGAGAGCCAGCGTGGGATCCAAAAATGCCACTCTG acAAGTATAAACCAGACCCCGGTGACGCTGCAGGTGCCGGGCCTGATGAACAGCTCAATGACCCAGATGGCCGGCCTGCCCACTGAGGTGCTGTGTCTGATGAATATGGTGGCTGTGGAGGAGCTGGTGGATGAAGAGGAATACGAGGAGATCGTGGAGGATGTGAGGGACGAGTGCAGCAAGTACGGCCAGGTCAAGAGCATCGAGATCCCCAGACCTGTGGATGGGCTGGAGGTCCCTGGCACTGGCAAG ATCTTTGTGGAGTTCATGTCAGTGTTTGACTCCCAGAAGGCCATGCAGGGTCTGACGGGCAGGAAGTTTGCCAACCGGGTGGTGGTGACCAAATACTGCGACCCTGATGCCTACCACCGCCGAGACTTCTGGTAG
- the u2af2a gene encoding U2 small nuclear RNA auxiliary factor 2a isoform X3 — protein sequence MSDFDEFERQLSENKQAEKDKENRHHRRSPSRSRSRERKRRSRDKDRRSRDRRGDSKERRPRRSSPSQQQPQEIAVSRSPHRETKKKNKVKKYWDVPPPGFEHISVMQYKAMQAAGQIPATALLPTMTPDGLAVTPTPVPVVGSQMTRQARRLYVGNIPFGITEESMMDFFNAQMRLGGLTQAPGNPVLAVQINQDKNFAFLEFRSVDETTQAMAFDGIIFQGQSLKIRRPHDYQPLPGMSENPSVYVPGVVSTVVPDSAHKLFIGGLPNYLNDDQVKELLTSFGPLKAFNLVKDSATGLSKGYAFCEYVDVNLNDQITMENQAIAGLNGMQLGDKKLLVQRASVGSKNATLTSINQTPVTLQVPGLMNSSMTQMAGLPTEVLCLMNMVAVEELVDEEEYEEIVEDVRDECSKYGQVKSIEIPRPVDGLEVPGTGKIFVEFMSVFDSQKAMQGLTGRKFANRVVVTKYCDPDAYHRRDFW from the exons ATGTCGGATTTCGACGAATTCGAGAGACAACTGTCTGAAAACAAACAAG CGGAGAAGGACAAGGAGAACCGCCACCACCGTCGCTCCCCCTCTCGCAGCCgcagcagagagaggaagaggaggagcagagacAAGGACAGACGCAGCAGGGATCGCCGTGGAGACAGCAAGGAGCGCAGACCGAGACGCAG CTCACCATCCCAACAACAACCCCAAGAGATTGCTGTAAG TCGTTCCCCGCACCGTGAAACGAAGAAGAAGAACAAAGTGAAGAAGTACTGGGACGTCCCTCCTCCTGGCTTTGAACACATCAGTGTGATGCAGTACAAAGCCATGCAGG CTGCGGGTCAGATCCCAGCCACGGCCCTGCTGCCCACCATGACCCCAGACGGCCTGGCCGTGACCCCCACTCCTGTCCCTGTGGTGGGAAGCCAGATGACCAGACAGGCCCGTCGGCTCTACGTGGGGAACATCCCCTTCGGCATCACAGAG GAGTCCATGATGGATTTCTTCAACGCTCAGATGCGTCTGGGCGGTCTCACTCAGGCTCCAGGGAACCCCGTCCTCGCTGTTCAGATCAATCAGGACAAGAACTTTGCCTTCCTCGAG TTCCGCTCAGTGGATGAGACAACCCAGGCCATGGCGTTCGACGGCATCATCTTCCAGGGACAGAGTCTGAAGATCCGCCGTCCCCATGACTACCAGCCTCTGCCCGGCATGAGCGAGAACCCCAGCGTCTACGTGCCTG GCGTGGTGTCCACAGTGGTGCCTGACTCGGCCCACAAGCTGTTCATCGGGGGCCTGCCCAACTACCTGAATGATGACCAG GTGAAAGAGCTCCTGACATCGTTTGGGCCTCTCAAGGCCTTTAACTTGGTCAAGGATAGTGCCACAGGTTTGTCTAAGGGTTATGCGTTCTGTGAGTATGTAGACGTCAACCTGAACGACCAGATCACCATGGAGAatcag GCCATAGCAGGACTCAACGGCATGCAGCTGGGAGATAAAAAGCTCCTGGTGCAGAGAGCCAGCGTGGGATCCAAAAATGCCACTCTG acAAGTATAAACCAGACCCCGGTGACGCTGCAGGTGCCGGGCCTGATGAACAGCTCAATGACCCAGATGGCCGGCCTGCCCACTGAGGTGCTGTGTCTGATGAATATGGTGGCTGTGGAGGAGCTGGTGGATGAAGAGGAATACGAGGAGATCGTGGAGGATGTGAGGGACGAGTGCAGCAAGTACGGCCAGGTCAAGAGCATCGAGATCCCCAGACCTGTGGATGGGCTGGAGGTCCCTGGCACTGGCAAG ATCTTTGTGGAGTTCATGTCAGTGTTTGACTCCCAGAAGGCCATGCAGGGTCTGACGGGCAGGAAGTTTGCCAACCGGGTGGTGGTGACCAAATACTGCGACCCTGATGCCTACCACCGCCGAGACTTCTGGTAG
- the u2af2a gene encoding U2 small nuclear RNA auxiliary factor 2a isoform X2, with the protein MSDFDEFERQLSENKQAQLVEHGACNARIGRSIPGNTPEKDKENRHHRRSPSRSRSRERKRRSRDKDRRSRDRRGDSKERRPRRSRSPHRETKKKNKVKKYWDVPPPGFEHISVMQYKAMQAAGQIPATALLPTMTPDGLAVTPTPVPVVGSQMTRQARRLYVGNIPFGITEESMMDFFNAQMRLGGLTQAPGNPVLAVQINQDKNFAFLEFRSVDETTQAMAFDGIIFQGQSLKIRRPHDYQPLPGMSENPSVYVPGVVSTVVPDSAHKLFIGGLPNYLNDDQVKELLTSFGPLKAFNLVKDSATGLSKGYAFCEYVDVNLNDQITMENQAIAGLNGMQLGDKKLLVQRASVGSKNATLTSINQTPVTLQVPGLMNSSMTQMAGLPTEVLCLMNMVAVEELVDEEEYEEIVEDVRDECSKYGQVKSIEIPRPVDGLEVPGTGKIFVEFMSVFDSQKAMQGLTGRKFANRVVVTKYCDPDAYHRRDFW; encoded by the exons ATGTCGGATTTCGACGAATTCGAGAGACAACTGTCTGAAAACAAACAAG ctcagttggtagagcatggcgcttgcaacgccaggataggtCGCTCGATTCCCGGGAACACcc CGGAGAAGGACAAGGAGAACCGCCACCACCGTCGCTCCCCCTCTCGCAGCCgcagcagagagaggaagaggaggagcagagacAAGGACAGACGCAGCAGGGATCGCCGTGGAGACAGCAAGGAGCGCAGACCGAGACGCAG TCGTTCCCCGCACCGTGAAACGAAGAAGAAGAACAAAGTGAAGAAGTACTGGGACGTCCCTCCTCCTGGCTTTGAACACATCAGTGTGATGCAGTACAAAGCCATGCAGG CTGCGGGTCAGATCCCAGCCACGGCCCTGCTGCCCACCATGACCCCAGACGGCCTGGCCGTGACCCCCACTCCTGTCCCTGTGGTGGGAAGCCAGATGACCAGACAGGCCCGTCGGCTCTACGTGGGGAACATCCCCTTCGGCATCACAGAG GAGTCCATGATGGATTTCTTCAACGCTCAGATGCGTCTGGGCGGTCTCACTCAGGCTCCAGGGAACCCCGTCCTCGCTGTTCAGATCAATCAGGACAAGAACTTTGCCTTCCTCGAG TTCCGCTCAGTGGATGAGACAACCCAGGCCATGGCGTTCGACGGCATCATCTTCCAGGGACAGAGTCTGAAGATCCGCCGTCCCCATGACTACCAGCCTCTGCCCGGCATGAGCGAGAACCCCAGCGTCTACGTGCCTG GCGTGGTGTCCACAGTGGTGCCTGACTCGGCCCACAAGCTGTTCATCGGGGGCCTGCCCAACTACCTGAATGATGACCAG GTGAAAGAGCTCCTGACATCGTTTGGGCCTCTCAAGGCCTTTAACTTGGTCAAGGATAGTGCCACAGGTTTGTCTAAGGGTTATGCGTTCTGTGAGTATGTAGACGTCAACCTGAACGACCAGATCACCATGGAGAatcag GCCATAGCAGGACTCAACGGCATGCAGCTGGGAGATAAAAAGCTCCTGGTGCAGAGAGCCAGCGTGGGATCCAAAAATGCCACTCTG acAAGTATAAACCAGACCCCGGTGACGCTGCAGGTGCCGGGCCTGATGAACAGCTCAATGACCCAGATGGCCGGCCTGCCCACTGAGGTGCTGTGTCTGATGAATATGGTGGCTGTGGAGGAGCTGGTGGATGAAGAGGAATACGAGGAGATCGTGGAGGATGTGAGGGACGAGTGCAGCAAGTACGGCCAGGTCAAGAGCATCGAGATCCCCAGACCTGTGGATGGGCTGGAGGTCCCTGGCACTGGCAAG ATCTTTGTGGAGTTCATGTCAGTGTTTGACTCCCAGAAGGCCATGCAGGGTCTGACGGGCAGGAAGTTTGCCAACCGGGTGGTGGTGACCAAATACTGCGACCCTGATGCCTACCACCGCCGAGACTTCTGGTAG
- the u2af2a gene encoding U2 small nuclear RNA auxiliary factor 2a isoform X1, producing MSDFDEFERQLSENKQAQLVEHGACNARIGRSIPGNTPEKDKENRHHRRSPSRSRSRERKRRSRDKDRRSRDRRGDSKERRPRRSSPSQQQPQEIAVSRSPHRETKKKNKVKKYWDVPPPGFEHISVMQYKAMQAAGQIPATALLPTMTPDGLAVTPTPVPVVGSQMTRQARRLYVGNIPFGITEESMMDFFNAQMRLGGLTQAPGNPVLAVQINQDKNFAFLEFRSVDETTQAMAFDGIIFQGQSLKIRRPHDYQPLPGMSENPSVYVPGVVSTVVPDSAHKLFIGGLPNYLNDDQVKELLTSFGPLKAFNLVKDSATGLSKGYAFCEYVDVNLNDQITMENQAIAGLNGMQLGDKKLLVQRASVGSKNATLTSINQTPVTLQVPGLMNSSMTQMAGLPTEVLCLMNMVAVEELVDEEEYEEIVEDVRDECSKYGQVKSIEIPRPVDGLEVPGTGKIFVEFMSVFDSQKAMQGLTGRKFANRVVVTKYCDPDAYHRRDFW from the exons ATGTCGGATTTCGACGAATTCGAGAGACAACTGTCTGAAAACAAACAAG ctcagttggtagagcatggcgcttgcaacgccaggataggtCGCTCGATTCCCGGGAACACcc CGGAGAAGGACAAGGAGAACCGCCACCACCGTCGCTCCCCCTCTCGCAGCCgcagcagagagaggaagaggaggagcagagacAAGGACAGACGCAGCAGGGATCGCCGTGGAGACAGCAAGGAGCGCAGACCGAGACGCAG CTCACCATCCCAACAACAACCCCAAGAGATTGCTGTAAG TCGTTCCCCGCACCGTGAAACGAAGAAGAAGAACAAAGTGAAGAAGTACTGGGACGTCCCTCCTCCTGGCTTTGAACACATCAGTGTGATGCAGTACAAAGCCATGCAGG CTGCGGGTCAGATCCCAGCCACGGCCCTGCTGCCCACCATGACCCCAGACGGCCTGGCCGTGACCCCCACTCCTGTCCCTGTGGTGGGAAGCCAGATGACCAGACAGGCCCGTCGGCTCTACGTGGGGAACATCCCCTTCGGCATCACAGAG GAGTCCATGATGGATTTCTTCAACGCTCAGATGCGTCTGGGCGGTCTCACTCAGGCTCCAGGGAACCCCGTCCTCGCTGTTCAGATCAATCAGGACAAGAACTTTGCCTTCCTCGAG TTCCGCTCAGTGGATGAGACAACCCAGGCCATGGCGTTCGACGGCATCATCTTCCAGGGACAGAGTCTGAAGATCCGCCGTCCCCATGACTACCAGCCTCTGCCCGGCATGAGCGAGAACCCCAGCGTCTACGTGCCTG GCGTGGTGTCCACAGTGGTGCCTGACTCGGCCCACAAGCTGTTCATCGGGGGCCTGCCCAACTACCTGAATGATGACCAG GTGAAAGAGCTCCTGACATCGTTTGGGCCTCTCAAGGCCTTTAACTTGGTCAAGGATAGTGCCACAGGTTTGTCTAAGGGTTATGCGTTCTGTGAGTATGTAGACGTCAACCTGAACGACCAGATCACCATGGAGAatcag GCCATAGCAGGACTCAACGGCATGCAGCTGGGAGATAAAAAGCTCCTGGTGCAGAGAGCCAGCGTGGGATCCAAAAATGCCACTCTG acAAGTATAAACCAGACCCCGGTGACGCTGCAGGTGCCGGGCCTGATGAACAGCTCAATGACCCAGATGGCCGGCCTGCCCACTGAGGTGCTGTGTCTGATGAATATGGTGGCTGTGGAGGAGCTGGTGGATGAAGAGGAATACGAGGAGATCGTGGAGGATGTGAGGGACGAGTGCAGCAAGTACGGCCAGGTCAAGAGCATCGAGATCCCCAGACCTGTGGATGGGCTGGAGGTCCCTGGCACTGGCAAG ATCTTTGTGGAGTTCATGTCAGTGTTTGACTCCCAGAAGGCCATGCAGGGTCTGACGGGCAGGAAGTTTGCCAACCGGGTGGTGGTGACCAAATACTGCGACCCTGATGCCTACCACCGCCGAGACTTCTGGTAG